A part of Thermococcus sp. JdF3 genomic DNA contains:
- a CDS encoding MEMO1 family protein, with translation MAEVRYPAVAGSFYPADDGLIKMLEEFFSNLGGEGSERRITAGVAPHAGYVFSGYTASRTYRAIFEDGLPETFVILGPNHTGLGSPIAVYPAGKWRTPLGDVEVDSEMARAIAKLSGIADLDELAHKYEHSIEVQLPFIQYLSELAGKEVRIVPIALGIQDEEVSEDLGKAVFEASRELGRDVVVVASTDFMHYGPMYGYVPFRARADELPHRIKEWDFRVIRRILDFDVKGMFRELREMSHTMCGPGGVGTAIVYSRLAGALETELLHYTTSFEVSRSTDAIVGYASIVMRR, from the coding sequence ATGGCGGAGGTAAGGTATCCGGCTGTCGCAGGAAGCTTCTATCCCGCTGATGACGGCCTTATCAAGATGCTGGAGGAGTTCTTCAGCAACCTTGGCGGGGAGGGAAGCGAGAGACGGATCACGGCCGGAGTTGCACCGCATGCGGGTTATGTCTTTTCGGGCTACACGGCTTCGAGAACCTACAGGGCGATATTCGAGGACGGTCTTCCTGAAACGTTCGTAATCCTCGGCCCGAATCACACCGGCCTGGGCTCTCCGATAGCCGTCTACCCGGCCGGAAAATGGCGCACACCGCTCGGTGACGTCGAGGTTGATTCCGAGATGGCCAGAGCTATAGCGAAGCTCTCTGGCATAGCCGACCTCGATGAGCTGGCCCACAAATACGAGCACTCGATAGAGGTTCAGCTCCCGTTCATCCAGTACCTCAGCGAGCTCGCAGGGAAGGAAGTTAGAATAGTTCCGATAGCCCTCGGCATTCAGGACGAGGAGGTTTCCGAAGACCTCGGAAAGGCTGTCTTTGAGGCCTCCAGGGAGCTCGGCAGGGACGTTGTTGTGGTAGCGAGCACCGACTTCATGCACTACGGCCCAATGTACGGCTACGTGCCCTTCAGGGCGAGGGCCGACGAGCTTCCACATAGGATTAAGGAGTGGGACTTCCGCGTAATAAGGAGAATCCTCGACTTCGACGTTAAGGGCATGTTCAGGGAACTGAGGGAGATGAGCCACACCATGTGCGGGCCTGGAGGAGTCGGAACTGCCATCGTTTACTCCCGCCTTGCCGGAGCGCTTGAGACAGAACTGTTGCACTACACGACGAGCTTCGAGGTCAGCAGGAGCACCGATGCCATCGTCGGCTACGCGAGCATCGTGATGAGGAGGTGA
- a CDS encoding mevalonate kinase: MRVLASAPAKIILFGEHSVVYGKPAIAAAIDLRTYVWAGFNDRGAIKIEAKDIRVPGLTVSFSEDEIYFESDYGKAAEVLSYVRQAIELVREEADANGKGVTVSITSQIPVGAGLGSSAAVAVATIGAVSKLLGLELTNEEIGKLGHKVELLVQGASSGIDPTVSAIGGFIHYEKGDFEHLPFMELPIVVGYTGSSGSTKELVAMVRRTYEEMPEVIEPVLVAMGKIVEKARDVITSDLDEELRFSRLGRLMNLNHGLLDALGVSTKKLSELVYAARVAGAIGAKITGAGGGGCMYALAPENQSEVATAITIAGGTPMITRISREGLRIEEVLP, translated from the coding sequence ATGAGGGTTTTAGCTTCCGCTCCCGCCAAGATCATCCTCTTTGGAGAACACAGCGTCGTTTACGGTAAACCAGCGATAGCCGCAGCTATAGACCTCAGAACCTATGTGTGGGCAGGGTTCAACGATAGGGGTGCGATAAAGATAGAGGCCAAGGACATACGCGTTCCAGGCCTTACCGTCTCCTTCTCCGAGGACGAGATTTACTTCGAGAGCGACTACGGAAAGGCCGCTGAAGTCCTCAGCTACGTCCGCCAGGCCATAGAGCTGGTGAGGGAGGAGGCAGATGCGAACGGTAAGGGTGTAACCGTCTCGATAACCTCTCAGATTCCCGTCGGTGCAGGCCTCGGCTCGTCCGCTGCGGTGGCCGTCGCGACCATCGGTGCGGTCTCAAAACTTCTCGGCCTTGAGCTGACCAACGAGGAGATAGGAAAGCTCGGCCATAAGGTCGAACTCCTCGTCCAGGGGGCATCGAGCGGTATAGACCCAACGGTTTCGGCCATAGGCGGCTTCATCCACTACGAGAAGGGGGACTTCGAGCACCTGCCCTTCATGGAGCTGCCCATAGTCGTCGGCTACACGGGTTCGAGCGGTTCAACAAAGGAGCTCGTGGCTATGGTGAGGAGAACCTACGAGGAGATGCCAGAGGTTATAGAACCGGTGCTCGTTGCGATGGGCAAGATAGTCGAGAAGGCCCGCGACGTTATAACCTCTGACCTCGACGAGGAGCTCCGCTTCAGCCGGCTCGGAAGGCTCATGAACCTCAATCACGGCCTCCTCGATGCCCTCGGAGTTTCAACGAAAAAGCTCAGCGAGCTGGTCTACGCCGCGAGGGTTGCCGGGGCAATAGGAGCAAAGATAACCGGTGCAGGTGGCGGCGGCTGCATGTACGCCCTGGCCCCGGAGAACCAGAGCGAAGTTGCAACTGCCATAACGATAGCCGGCGGAACGCCGATGATAACGAGGATAAGCCGCGAGGGACTCAGGATAGAGGAGGTCCTGCCATGA
- a CDS encoding isopentenyl phosphate kinase yields MIIVKVGGSVFSNKKGEPENFDHETVRNIAKEIAKFYPRENFIVVHGGGSFGHPEAKKYGIRDGLPEDWGTANFRRIGFTETHQAMLRANAKFIREFVGENLPAFSVSTSSVFITENGEVAYGDLEVVERLLELGFIPVLFGDVSIDLAKGIDILSGDQIITYLAKMLEPDKVIFLMDVDGIYDGKPGEGGLIQSLGRGEIDSLLERLHCTAAGTDVTGGICNKLEEAKKIAEHSEVWFVNGKVPGRLSGAIRGDGFGTRIKG; encoded by the coding sequence ATGATAATCGTCAAAGTCGGCGGCAGCGTCTTCAGCAATAAGAAGGGTGAGCCCGAGAATTTTGACCATGAAACCGTCAGGAACATAGCGAAGGAGATAGCCAAGTTTTATCCCCGTGAGAACTTCATCGTCGTTCACGGAGGCGGGAGCTTCGGCCACCCTGAGGCGAAAAAATACGGTATACGTGACGGCCTCCCTGAGGACTGGGGGACCGCCAACTTCCGGAGGATAGGCTTCACCGAGACCCATCAGGCCATGCTCCGGGCAAACGCGAAGTTTATCCGGGAGTTCGTCGGAGAGAACCTGCCGGCCTTCTCAGTCTCCACGTCTTCAGTCTTCATAACCGAGAACGGCGAGGTCGCCTACGGAGACCTTGAGGTCGTGGAAAGGCTGCTGGAGCTTGGGTTCATCCCCGTTCTCTTCGGGGACGTCTCGATAGACCTCGCGAAGGGCATCGACATACTCTCCGGCGACCAGATCATTACCTACCTCGCCAAGATGCTTGAGCCGGACAAGGTTATCTTCCTCATGGACGTTGACGGAATCTACGACGGCAAGCCTGGCGAGGGAGGACTGATTCAGAGTCTCGGCAGAGGGGAGATAGATTCCCTCCTCGAAAGGCTCCACTGCACCGCCGCCGGAACCGACGTCACCGGGGGAATCTGCAACAAGCTGGAGGAAGCGAAGAAGATAGCGGAGCACTCAGAGGTCTGGTTTGTCAACGGGAAGGTTCCGGGAAGGCTGAGCGGGGCGATAAGGGGCGACGGCTTCGGCACGAGAATTAAAGGGTAA
- the fni gene encoding type 2 isopentenyl-diphosphate Delta-isomerase, which produces MEAFDREELTVIRKFEHIEHCLKRNVQAHVSNGFEDVHFVHMSLPEIDKDEVDLSVEFLGRKFDYPIFIAGMTGGTRGSQLAGKINKTLAKAAQELNIPMGVGSQRAMIRKPETWESYYVRDVAPDVFLVGNLGAPQFAETMPDRYGVDEALKAVETIQADALAIHLNPLQESVQPEGDTQYRGVLNALAELKAEFPYPIIAKETGAGVSMEVAIRLEGIGIDGIDVGGLGGTSWSGVEYYRAKDEMGRNLALRFWDWGIKTAISVAEVRYATDLPIIATGGMRDGITMAKALAMGATFAGVALPLLKPAVKGDVDGVIKVLQRYIEEIRNAMFLVGARNVEELRKVPLVITGFTREWLEQRIDLKDYLRAR; this is translated from the coding sequence ATGGAGGCTTTTGATAGGGAGGAACTCACTGTCATCAGGAAGTTTGAGCACATAGAGCACTGCCTCAAGAGGAACGTCCAGGCCCACGTTTCCAACGGTTTTGAGGATGTTCACTTCGTCCATATGAGCCTGCCCGAGATAGACAAGGACGAGGTTGATTTGAGCGTCGAGTTTCTCGGGCGGAAGTTCGATTACCCGATTTTCATAGCCGGAATGACCGGCGGAACGAGGGGCTCTCAGCTCGCGGGTAAGATAAACAAGACTTTAGCGAAGGCGGCCCAGGAGCTGAACATACCGATGGGCGTCGGAAGCCAGAGGGCGATGATAAGGAAGCCTGAAACCTGGGAGAGCTACTACGTCCGCGACGTAGCTCCAGACGTTTTCCTCGTCGGCAACCTCGGGGCACCGCAGTTCGCCGAGACGATGCCCGACAGATACGGGGTTGATGAGGCCCTGAAAGCGGTCGAGACCATTCAGGCCGATGCTCTGGCGATACACCTCAACCCGCTCCAGGAGAGCGTCCAGCCGGAGGGCGATACGCAGTACAGGGGCGTTTTGAATGCCCTGGCGGAACTCAAGGCTGAGTTCCCCTACCCGATTATAGCGAAGGAAACCGGTGCCGGCGTTTCGATGGAGGTTGCGATAAGGCTCGAGGGCATCGGTATAGACGGCATCGACGTCGGCGGCCTCGGTGGGACGAGCTGGAGCGGTGTTGAGTACTACAGAGCAAAGGACGAGATGGGCAGAAACCTTGCCCTTCGGTTCTGGGACTGGGGTATAAAGACTGCAATAAGCGTCGCCGAGGTTCGCTACGCCACTGACCTGCCGATTATAGCCACCGGCGGAATGCGCGACGGGATAACGATGGCGAAGGCTCTGGCGATGGGTGCTACGTTCGCCGGCGTTGCACTGCCCCTCCTCAAGCCGGCGGTGAAAGGCGATGTCGATGGAGTAATCAAAGTCCTCCAGCGCTATATCGAGGAGATTCGCAATGCGATGTTCCTCGTCGGGGCGAGGAACGTCGAGGAACTTAGGAAAGTTCCGCTCGTAATCACCGGCTTCACGAGGGAGTGGCTTGAGCAGAGGATTGACCTGAAGGACTATCTGCGGGCCAGGTAA
- a CDS encoding RNase J family beta-CASP ribonuclease, giving the protein MIKIYTISGYEEVGKNMTAVGYSNGGREEVVIIDMGIRLDRVLIHEDVNIQQFPAKELQKLGAIPDDSILRNKKVVAITFTHGHLDHIGAIGKLAPHYPDVPIYGTPYTIKLAKSEVKSEQYFEVKNPMYETQFGEIVQVSENLAIEFVQITHSIPQAAMVVVHTPEGAVVHTGDFKFDNNNPLGEKPDYKRLKELGREGVKVLIPESTRVSEPTKTPSEAVAQMLLEDFFLYEGMEADGLIATTFASHIPRLQELIWIANKMGRQAVFVGRSLAKYTGIAKQLGLIRMKGARAVRSPNAIRKVLAEVSGARENYLLVVTGHQGEPGAVLTRMANGELYDIGKRDTVVFSAGTIPNPLNKAQRYVLETKLKMKNVRMIKDLHVSGHASREDHRYLIRMLNPENIVPAHGEFRMLTHYAELAEEEGYLIGRDVFVSRNGYLVEIR; this is encoded by the coding sequence ATGATAAAAATCTACACCATTAGCGGTTACGAGGAAGTCGGCAAGAACATGACCGCCGTCGGCTACTCCAACGGCGGCCGGGAAGAGGTCGTTATAATCGATATGGGGATAAGGCTCGACCGCGTTCTCATCCACGAGGACGTCAACATCCAGCAGTTTCCGGCCAAGGAGCTTCAGAAGCTCGGTGCCATTCCCGACGATTCCATTCTCAGGAACAAGAAGGTCGTCGCCATAACCTTCACCCACGGTCACCTCGACCACATCGGGGCCATCGGCAAGCTCGCGCCCCACTATCCCGACGTGCCCATATACGGAACGCCGTACACAATAAAGCTCGCCAAGAGTGAGGTCAAGAGCGAGCAGTATTTCGAGGTCAAGAACCCGATGTACGAGACCCAGTTCGGTGAGATAGTCCAGGTGAGCGAGAACCTGGCGATAGAGTTCGTGCAGATAACCCATTCGATACCCCAGGCGGCTATGGTCGTCGTCCACACGCCCGAGGGCGCGGTCGTCCACACCGGCGACTTCAAGTTCGACAACAACAATCCCCTCGGCGAGAAGCCCGACTACAAACGTCTCAAGGAGCTCGGTAGGGAGGGCGTCAAGGTTCTCATTCCGGAATCCACGCGCGTCTCCGAGCCGACCAAAACCCCGAGCGAGGCCGTTGCCCAGATGCTTCTGGAGGACTTCTTCCTCTACGAGGGCATGGAGGCGGACGGGCTGATAGCGACCACCTTCGCCAGCCACATCCCCAGGCTCCAGGAGCTCATATGGATAGCCAACAAGATGGGCAGGCAGGCGGTCTTCGTGGGCCGCTCCCTGGCCAAATACACCGGCATCGCCAAGCAGCTCGGGCTGATAAGAATGAAGGGCGCCCGCGCTGTCAGGAGCCCCAACGCCATAAGGAAGGTTCTCGCGGAGGTCTCGGGCGCGAGGGAGAATTACCTTCTCGTGGTCACCGGTCATCAGGGCGAGCCAGGGGCGGTCCTCACGAGGATGGCCAACGGCGAGCTCTACGACATCGGCAAGCGCGACACCGTTGTCTTCTCAGCCGGAACGATACCGAACCCGCTCAACAAGGCCCAGCGCTACGTCCTTGAGACCAAGCTCAAGATGAAAAACGTCAGGATGATAAAGGACCTCCACGTTTCGGGCCACGCCAGCAGGGAAGATCACAGGTACCTCATCAGGATGCTGAACCCGGAGAACATCGTCCCCGCCCACGGTGAGTTCAGGATGCTCACACACTACGCCGAACTGGCCGAGGAGGAGGGATACCTCATAGGCCGGGACGTTTTCGTGTCGCGGAACGGCTACCTGGTCGAGATAAGGTAG
- a CDS encoding polyprenyl synthetase family protein: MGKYDELFARVKTMAKDVDEVIFELIPGKEPRALYDASRHYPLAGGKRVRPFVVLRAAEAVGGDPEKALYPAAAVEFIHNYSLVHDDIMDMDELRRGRPTVHKLWGVNMAILAGDLLFSKAFEAIARAEVSPEKKARILDVLVRTSNMLCEGQALDIEFETREEVTVDEYLKMISGKTGALFEGSAEIGAIVGTDNEEYIKALAKWGMNVGVAFQIWDDVLDLIADEEKLGKPVGSDIRKGKKTLIVSHFFSKASEEDKAEFLKVFGKYAGDAKGDALIHDEKVKEEVAKAIELLRKYGSIDYAAEYAKNLVREANEGLKILPESEARKDLELLAEFLVEREF; encoded by the coding sequence ATGGGGAAGTACGATGAGCTGTTCGCAAGGGTTAAGACCATGGCAAAGGACGTTGATGAGGTCATCTTTGAGCTTATCCCCGGGAAGGAGCCGAGGGCCCTCTACGACGCATCCAGACACTATCCGCTCGCCGGGGGAAAGCGCGTTAGGCCCTTCGTGGTTCTCCGTGCGGCCGAGGCCGTCGGGGGAGACCCGGAGAAGGCGCTCTATCCCGCGGCGGCGGTCGAGTTCATCCACAACTACTCCCTCGTCCACGACGACATAATGGACATGGACGAGCTGAGGCGCGGAAGGCCCACCGTTCACAAGCTCTGGGGCGTGAACATGGCCATTCTGGCAGGGGACCTCCTCTTCAGCAAGGCCTTCGAGGCCATCGCTAGGGCGGAGGTGAGCCCCGAGAAGAAGGCCCGCATTCTTGACGTTCTCGTCAGGACCTCCAACATGCTCTGCGAGGGACAGGCCCTCGACATCGAGTTCGAGACCAGGGAGGAAGTTACGGTCGATGAGTACCTCAAGATGATAAGCGGCAAGACAGGGGCGCTCTTTGAGGGCTCGGCCGAGATAGGCGCGATAGTCGGGACCGACAACGAGGAGTACATAAAGGCCCTTGCCAAGTGGGGAATGAACGTCGGGGTAGCCTTCCAGATATGGGACGACGTGCTCGACTTGATAGCCGATGAAGAAAAGCTTGGAAAACCCGTCGGAAGCGACATAAGGAAGGGCAAGAAGACGCTCATAGTCAGCCACTTCTTCAGCAAAGCCAGCGAAGAGGACAAGGCCGAGTTCCTGAAGGTCTTCGGAAAGTACGCCGGCGACGCCAAGGGCGACGCCCTCATACACGATGAGAAAGTAAAGGAGGAAGTCGCTAAGGCCATTGAACTCCTCAGGAAGTACGGGAGCATAGACTACGCGGCGGAATACGCCAAGAACCTTGTCAGGGAGGCCAACGAAGGCCTGAAGATACTCCCCGAGAGCGAAGCCAGGAAGGATTTGGAGCTGCTCGCCGAGTTCCTCGTCGAGAGGGAGTTCTGA